The following coding sequences lie in one Rutidosis leptorrhynchoides isolate AG116_Rl617_1_P2 chromosome 4, CSIRO_AGI_Rlap_v1, whole genome shotgun sequence genomic window:
- the LOC139839702 gene encoding homeobox-leucine zipper protein HAT4-like, translated as MVEKEDLGLSLSLNFPAAGNTNSSSLQLNLMPATFNHHRATPNWTDSCPSSSDRNNAEAFKVETRSFLKGIDVNRIPPTAAEAEEEAGVSSPNSTISSISGKRSERDLPVNENDGERASSRGISDDEDGENCRKKLRLSKDQSAVLEESFKEHNTLNPKQKQALAKRLGLRARQVEVWFQNRRARTKLKQTEVDCEFLKRCCENLTEENRRLQKELQELRALKMSPQFYMQMAPPTTLTMCPSCERVAVPPGSPAMDKSIDHQHKRAHMTGVNPHLNRTPFNPWGVLANQVVHQQMSALRPSS; from the exons ATGGTTGAAAAGGAAGATTTAGGTTTAAGCCTGAGCTTAAACTTTCCGGCAGCCGGAAACACAAATTCGTCGTCTCTTCAGCTCAATCTCATGCCGGCGACGTTCAATCATCATCGTGCAACGCCTAATTGGACCGATTCATGTCCATCTTCATCAG ATCGGAACAACGCGGAGGCGTTTAAAGTCGAAACGAGGTCGTTTTTGAAAGGAATCGATGTGAACAGAATACCGCCGACGGCAGCAGAGGCGGAGGAAGAAGCCGGCGTATCATCGCCGAACAGCACGATCTCTAGTATTAGTGGAAAGAGAAGCGAAAGAGATCTGCCGGTGAATGAAAACGACGGCGAGAGAGCTTCATCTCGAGGCATTAGTGATGATGAGGACGGAGAAAATTGCCGGAAAAAACTCCGGTTGTCTAAAGATCAGTCGGCTGTACTCGAAGAAAGCTTTAAAGAACACAACACTCTTAATCCT AAGCAAAAGCAGGCTCTTGCCAAAAGACTAGGATTAAGAGCTCGTCAGGTGGAAGTTTGGTTTCAAAACCGAAGGGCAAG GACAAAATTAAAGCAAACGGAAGTGGATTGTGAGTTTTTGAAGAGATGTTGCGAGAATTTAACTGAGGAAAATAGGAGGTTACAAAAGGAATTACAAGAATTAAGAGCTTTAAAAATGTCACCACAATTTTATATGCAAATGGCGCCCCCGACAACGCTCACTATGTGCCCCTCGTGTGAGCGTGTCGCGGTCCCTCCTGGTTCACCAGCAATGGATAAGTCAATTGATCATCAACATAAGCGGGCCCACATGACGGGTGTGAACCCGCACCTTAACCGAACACCGTTTAACCCGTGGGGGGTACTTGCTAATCAAGTCGTTCATCAACAAATGAGTGCCCTTCGCCCTAGCTCGTGA
- the LOC139840708 gene encoding uncharacterized protein, whose amino-acid sequence MVHQEGFDLSFSVKDLIHHNGMVWPTNWLNQFSQLTNIVTPILSNEQDVIKWRDSNGNLKDFSNTPKHAFIMWLLMGENLKTQDKPKHWEVAANCVLVCSSCDQVPDSHDHLFFTCSFSRHVWHQVNKHMEFPIFSDSWKDFSLIVSPFAKRNIGRIIVIKLLFVASVYFLWQERNNRIFKKKTRSIDQVYKAIYSKVWLKLMTIKWRLTPKTLRLKADWKVS is encoded by the exons ATGGTGCATCAAGAAGGATTTgatttatctttttccgttaaagaCCTTATACATCATAATGGTATGGTTTGGCCTACTAATTGGTTGAATCAATTTTCACAGTTAACGAACATAGTGACTCCAATCCTTTCGAATGAGCAGGATGTAATCAAGTGGCGGGATTCGAATGGTAATTTGAAGGACTTTTCA AATACTCCTAAACATGCGTTTATAATGTGGTTACTAATGGGTGAAAATTTGAAAACACAAGACAAACCCAAACATTGGGAAGTAGCGGCGAATTGTGTTTTGGTGTGCTCGTCGTGTGACCAAGTACCGGACTCTCATGATCACTTGTTCTTCACTTGCTCGTTTTCTCGACATGTATGGCACCAGGTTAATAAGCATATGGAGTTTCCTATCTTCAGTGATTCATGGAAGGACTTTTCATTGATAGTTTCCCCATTTGCTAAAAGGAACATAGGACGTATTATCGTTATTAAGCTTTTGTTTGTGGCTTCGGTGTACTTTTTGTGGCAAGAACGTAATAACAGAATATTTAAGAAAAAGACAAGGTCGATTGATCAAGTGTACAAGGCGATTTACTCAAAAGTGTGGCTCAAGTTGATGACTATAAAGTGGAGGTTGACGCCAAAGACGCTTCGATTAAAAGCGGACTGGAAGGTCTCTTAA